The following coding sequences are from one Capsicum annuum cultivar UCD-10X-F1 chromosome 3, UCD10Xv1.1, whole genome shotgun sequence window:
- the LOC107862212 gene encoding uncharacterized protein LOC107862212 translates to MRRALCVWSRTCHVSQYFKSNPNCLNSSSSNSKIIQCPVVVSHFASPKIRFFSSSENDDDNNPETSLTESAENQQVPLNVKDVSNKELKLRIEEYFNKGNEEALPSILEAILKRKLTRKHEHTDDELLEEMQLKPLDDVNDQEFESDLEEAHSTDEEIEDIYDATDIVQKKMASDPFFNVDDRKWDDMIKEATEHGHLKDTRECEEILQEMLSWDKILPDEIKKKVEVKFDEIGEMVEKGEITPEEGYALFKEFEDGVVVECAKLMEKDAPQFDGTNLPDDKKDLDDPPGEGPVLRWFTRVVFAPGGDAWHPKNRKVKLAVTVKELGMSKHQFRRLRELVGTRYHPGRDELTITSERFEHREENRKDCLRTLFALIEEAGKANKMVEDVRTSYVKQRLKANPAFMERLRAKTTKLKESSLLHA, encoded by the exons ATGAGACGAGCTCTTTGTGTATGGTCCCGCACTTGCCATGTCTCTCAGTACTTCAAATCAAATCCCAATTGTCTCAATAGTAGCAGTAGCAACAGCAAAATCATTCAATGCCCAGTTGTTGTTTCTCATTTTGCTTCTCCAAAGATTAGATTTTTCTCATCTTCAGAAAATGATGATGACAACAACCCGGAGACTAGCTTGACTGAATCTGCAGAAAATCAACAAGTCCCCCTCAATGTTAAAGATGTCAGTAATAAAG AGTTGAAGCTGCGGATCGAGGAGTATTTCAACAAAGGCAATGAAGAGGCGCTTCCATCAATTCTTGAAGCAATTCTAAAGAGGAAATTGACGCGAAAGCATGAACACACAGACGATGAGTTATTGGAGGAGATGCAATTGAAACCCCTGGATGATGTAAATGATCAAGAGTTTGAATCAGATCTCGAGGAAGCTCACAGCACTGATGAAGAGATTGAAGATATATATGACGCGACAGATATTGTGCAGAAGAAAATGGCGTCTGATCCGTTCTTCAACGTGGATGACAGAAAGTGGGACGATATGATAAAAGAGGCTACTGAGCACGGGCATCTTAAGGATACAAGGGAGTGTGAGGAAATTTTACAGGAGATGCTTAGCTGGGATAAAATTCTTCCTG ATGAAATTAAGAAGAAGGTGGAAGTGAAGTTTGATGAGATAGGTGAAATGGTTGAAAAAGGTGAGATTACCCCTGAAGAAGGCTATGCATTGTTCAAAGAGTTTGAGGATGGGGTGGTCGTGGAGTGTGCAAAACTTATGGAGAAGGATGCTCCACAGTTTGATGGGACTAATTTGCCAGATGACAAAAAGGATTTGGATGACCCACCAGGTGAAGGACCAGTTCTTAGATGGTTTACAAGGGTGGTCTTTGCTCCTGGCGGTGACGCATGGCATCCAAAAAACAGGAAAGTCAAATTGGCTGTTACAGTGAAAGAGTTGGGTATGTCAAAGCATCAATTTCGTCGCTTAAGAGAATTGGTTGGAACACGCTACCATCCTGGTAGAGACGAGCTTACCATTACTAGTGAAAG ATTTGAACACCGCGAGGAGAATAGGAAGGACTGCCTGAGGACTCTATTTGCTCTCATTGAGGAGGCTGGAAAGGCCAACAAAATGGTAGAGGATGTTCGAACTTCATATGTGAAGCAGAGGCTCAAAGCAAATCCTGCATTCATGGAAAGGCTGCGGGCAAAAACCACAAAATTGAAAGAATCTAGCTTGCTGCATGCATGA